Proteins encoded in a region of the Nicotiana tomentosiformis chromosome 9, ASM39032v3, whole genome shotgun sequence genome:
- the LOC138898773 gene encoding uncharacterized protein produces MRRRAEICRRAPRFIYYKDTLYRRSFEGVLLRCLGEDEALQALQEVHSGVCGSHQSRPKLHFRIKKMGYFWPTMVKDCLDYARRCKAFQFHANFIHQPPEVLHPTVASWPFDSWGLDVVGPLQKSSGGNLYILAATDYFSE; encoded by the coding sequence ATGAGGAGAAGGGCTGAAATTTGTCGTCGTGCACCTCGCTTcatttactacaaagatactctatataGAAGATCATTtgagggagtactcttgcgatgcttaggggaagatGAAGCACTTCAAGCTTTGCAAGAAGTACATTCTGGGGTATGTGGATCACATCAGTCTAGACCAAAGCTCCACTTCCGTATAAAAAAGATGGGATATTTttggccaacgatggtaaaagattgcttggactacgctcgaagatgcaaggcaTTCCAATTCCATGCAAATTTTATTCACCAGCCTCCTGAAGTGTTACATCCGACTGTTGCATCATGGCCATTTGACTCTTGGGGActggatgttgttggaccactgcaAAAATCCTCTGGTGGGAATttatacatcttggctgcaactgactacttctcgGAATAG
- the LOC104113381 gene encoding uncharacterized protein isoform X2, producing the protein MVNEMGNTNSSEAENAAVDAQQKGEAAGNENGVKEENNVISEGESKDYHEKAAVLPTYDLENSEDGKADEYKRETQHKHPFPCTGFQTAANDLVNEITNIETHNFDQPLESVLEGKDDPHDQPCNQKGESSSVANETVEECIISSSIEEQETTKNGRSGQNEDKTQLINSELALADKGIVSDTDDQRDDSLVRDMAASADGSNEEKHELMSAENQVENGFSNGGDWDEIPKVESSQIDATVTLLTDIPLSTPSSSLAAVIEPEDKCAVHTPESELISNESDNAVKECDLKKTESCMQAVHEMQIDNVASSIESHPKEATEEKLPGNNTSTDIVMDYSIKEDDINVRPDILHYDHTPLVEMGLHPTKFFGTATNHEEESSTENGLLYKAKGGVEKYSRKEIMEKCIVQLGSSKLENGVDIAYAEGRMQGFESVEDKKECNAALTEQNSCEFVITEDSGVFELKTSEKGITKIAAFPESGIAQNVQPSLEALAFSDEKCAYDQMVPSFHDETLSKAPESIGRLSLESIPDKSNDGIELRKSPSFDFGVPFHRRSLESDQTPLLCPEKIPTRSSSVGSNAKFSNSLDYGSVAVEEKTIRMERSDSEAPLLGLLKNGENGDPKVTPETQQNHVADMKGEELQTSQAKETSLTSPKGSGKRRARPSFFSTCICCTAATHY; encoded by the exons ATGGTAAATGAGATGGGGAACACAAATTCATCAG AAGCAGAGAATGCTGCAGTTGACGCTCAACAAAAAGGAGAAGCTGCTGGCAATGAAAATGGTGTTAAAGAAGAAAACAACGTAATTTCTGAAGGTGAAAGTAAAGATTATCATGAGAAAGCTGCAGTTTTGCCTACTTATGACCTTGAGAACTCTGAAGATGGCAAAGCAG ATGAATATAAGAGAGAGACACAGCATAAGCATCCTTTTCCATGTACAGGATTTCAAACAGCTGCAAATGATTTAGTGAATGAAATCACTAATATTGAAACACATAATTTTGATCAACCTCTGGAGTCAGTTTTGGAGGGGAAGGATGATCCTCATGACCAACCATGTAACCAGAAAG GTGAATCCTCAAGTGTTGCCAATGAGACCGTAGAAGAATGCATCATATCATCATCAATTGAGGAACAAGAAACTACAAAGAATGGAAGATCAGGCCAAAATGAAGATAAAACTCAGTTGATCAACTCTGAACTTGCACTTGCAGATAAGGGAATTGTTTCTGATACTGATGATCAAAGAGACGATTCCTTGGTGAGAGATATGGCTGCCTCAGCAGATGGATCAAATGAGGAAAAACATGAGCTTATGAGTGCTGAAAATCAGGTTGAAAATGGTTTCTCAAATGGAGGTGATTGGGATGAAATTCCTAAAGTGGAGTCCAGTCAAATCGATGCTACAGTTACACTGTTGACAGATATTCCACTGAGTACTCCATCGAGTTCGTTGGCAGCAGTTATTGAGCCAGAAGACAAATGTGCGGTTCATACTCCAGAGAGTGAATTGATATCAAACGAATCGGATAATGCTGTAAAGGAATGCGATCTGAAGAAAACTGAGTCATGTATGCAGGCAGTGCATGAAATGCAGATTGACAACGTAGCTTCTTCAATTGAATCACACCCCAAAGAGGCTACAGAGGAAAAACTACCAGGAAACAACACTAGTACTGATATTGTAATGGATTATTCAATTAAGGAGGATGACATAAACGTTCGACCTGATATTCTTCATTATGATCACACGCCACTAGTAGAAATGGGACTGCACCCTACAAAATTCTTTGGAACAGCTACTAATCATGAAGAAGAGAGCTCAACAGAAAATGGTCTTCTTTATAAAGCAAAGGGAGGAGTTGAGAAGTATAGTAGAAAGGAAATAATGGAGAAGTGCATAGTGCAGTTGGGGTCATCAAAACTGGAAAATGGTGTCGATATAGCATATGCAGAAGGAAGAATGCAGGGGTTTGAGTCGGTTGAGGATAAAAAAGAATGCAATGCAGCCTTGACAGAACAGAATAGCTGTGAATTTGTTATCACTGAGGACTCTGGTGTTTTTGAACTCAAGACATCAGAAAAAGGGATAACGAAAATTGCAGCTTTTCCTGAGTCAGGAATTGCACAGAATGTTCAGCCAAGTCTTGAAGCATTAGCATTTTCCGATGAAAAATGTGCCTATGATCAAATGGTGCCAAGTTTTCATGATGAAACTCTTTCCAAAGCACCAGAGAGTATTGGAAGGTTAAGCCTCGAATCGATCCCAGATAAATCAAACGATGGAATTGAGCTTCGAAAGTCGCCAAGCTTTGATTTTGGTGTCCCTTTTCATAGAAGATCTTTAGAATCAGATCAAACTCCACTTCTCTGTCCTGAGAAGATTCCTACAAGAAGCTCATCAGTTGGCTCCAATGCAAAGTTCTCAAACTCATTAGACTACGGGTCAGTAGCAGTCGAAGAGAAGACCATTAGAATGGAAAGAAGTGATTCTGAAGCTCCTCTTTTAGGCTTGTTGAAGAATGGAGAAAATGGTGATCCGAAGGTTACACCTGAAACACAGCAGAACCATGTTGCTGATATGAAAGGAGAGGAATTGCAGACTTCACAAGCAAAGGAAACTTCTCTAACTTCACCAAAGGGGAGCGGAAAACGCAGGGCCAGACCATCTTTCTTCAGCACTTGCATATGCTGCACAGCAGCCACTCATTATTGA
- the LOC104113381 gene encoding uncharacterized protein isoform X1 codes for MVNEMGNTNSSEAENAAVDAQQKGEAAGNENGVKEENNVISEGESKDYHEKAAVLPTYDLENSEDGKADEYKRETQHKHPFPCTGFQTAANDLVNEITNIETHNFDQPLESVLEGKDDPHDQPCNQKGEAEGSLPHDEVLKTDPGESSSVANETVEECIISSSIEEQETTKNGRSGQNEDKTQLINSELALADKGIVSDTDDQRDDSLVRDMAASADGSNEEKHELMSAENQVENGFSNGGDWDEIPKVESSQIDATVTLLTDIPLSTPSSSLAAVIEPEDKCAVHTPESELISNESDNAVKECDLKKTESCMQAVHEMQIDNVASSIESHPKEATEEKLPGNNTSTDIVMDYSIKEDDINVRPDILHYDHTPLVEMGLHPTKFFGTATNHEEESSTENGLLYKAKGGVEKYSRKEIMEKCIVQLGSSKLENGVDIAYAEGRMQGFESVEDKKECNAALTEQNSCEFVITEDSGVFELKTSEKGITKIAAFPESGIAQNVQPSLEALAFSDEKCAYDQMVPSFHDETLSKAPESIGRLSLESIPDKSNDGIELRKSPSFDFGVPFHRRSLESDQTPLLCPEKIPTRSSSVGSNAKFSNSLDYGSVAVEEKTIRMERSDSEAPLLGLLKNGENGDPKVTPETQQNHVADMKGEELQTSQAKETSLTSPKGSGKRRARPSFFSTCICCTAATHY; via the exons ATGGTAAATGAGATGGGGAACACAAATTCATCAG AAGCAGAGAATGCTGCAGTTGACGCTCAACAAAAAGGAGAAGCTGCTGGCAATGAAAATGGTGTTAAAGAAGAAAACAACGTAATTTCTGAAGGTGAAAGTAAAGATTATCATGAGAAAGCTGCAGTTTTGCCTACTTATGACCTTGAGAACTCTGAAGATGGCAAAGCAG ATGAATATAAGAGAGAGACACAGCATAAGCATCCTTTTCCATGTACAGGATTTCAAACAGCTGCAAATGATTTAGTGAATGAAATCACTAATATTGAAACACATAATTTTGATCAACCTCTGGAGTCAGTTTTGGAGGGGAAGGATGATCCTCATGACCAACCATGTAACCAGAAAG GTGAGGCAGAAGGAAGTTTACCTCATGATGAAGTTTTAAAGACTGATCCAGGTGAATCCTCAAGTGTTGCCAATGAGACCGTAGAAGAATGCATCATATCATCATCAATTGAGGAACAAGAAACTACAAAGAATGGAAGATCAGGCCAAAATGAAGATAAAACTCAGTTGATCAACTCTGAACTTGCACTTGCAGATAAGGGAATTGTTTCTGATACTGATGATCAAAGAGACGATTCCTTGGTGAGAGATATGGCTGCCTCAGCAGATGGATCAAATGAGGAAAAACATGAGCTTATGAGTGCTGAAAATCAGGTTGAAAATGGTTTCTCAAATGGAGGTGATTGGGATGAAATTCCTAAAGTGGAGTCCAGTCAAATCGATGCTACAGTTACACTGTTGACAGATATTCCACTGAGTACTCCATCGAGTTCGTTGGCAGCAGTTATTGAGCCAGAAGACAAATGTGCGGTTCATACTCCAGAGAGTGAATTGATATCAAACGAATCGGATAATGCTGTAAAGGAATGCGATCTGAAGAAAACTGAGTCATGTATGCAGGCAGTGCATGAAATGCAGATTGACAACGTAGCTTCTTCAATTGAATCACACCCCAAAGAGGCTACAGAGGAAAAACTACCAGGAAACAACACTAGTACTGATATTGTAATGGATTATTCAATTAAGGAGGATGACATAAACGTTCGACCTGATATTCTTCATTATGATCACACGCCACTAGTAGAAATGGGACTGCACCCTACAAAATTCTTTGGAACAGCTACTAATCATGAAGAAGAGAGCTCAACAGAAAATGGTCTTCTTTATAAAGCAAAGGGAGGAGTTGAGAAGTATAGTAGAAAGGAAATAATGGAGAAGTGCATAGTGCAGTTGGGGTCATCAAAACTGGAAAATGGTGTCGATATAGCATATGCAGAAGGAAGAATGCAGGGGTTTGAGTCGGTTGAGGATAAAAAAGAATGCAATGCAGCCTTGACAGAACAGAATAGCTGTGAATTTGTTATCACTGAGGACTCTGGTGTTTTTGAACTCAAGACATCAGAAAAAGGGATAACGAAAATTGCAGCTTTTCCTGAGTCAGGAATTGCACAGAATGTTCAGCCAAGTCTTGAAGCATTAGCATTTTCCGATGAAAAATGTGCCTATGATCAAATGGTGCCAAGTTTTCATGATGAAACTCTTTCCAAAGCACCAGAGAGTATTGGAAGGTTAAGCCTCGAATCGATCCCAGATAAATCAAACGATGGAATTGAGCTTCGAAAGTCGCCAAGCTTTGATTTTGGTGTCCCTTTTCATAGAAGATCTTTAGAATCAGATCAAACTCCACTTCTCTGTCCTGAGAAGATTCCTACAAGAAGCTCATCAGTTGGCTCCAATGCAAAGTTCTCAAACTCATTAGACTACGGGTCAGTAGCAGTCGAAGAGAAGACCATTAGAATGGAAAGAAGTGATTCTGAAGCTCCTCTTTTAGGCTTGTTGAAGAATGGAGAAAATGGTGATCCGAAGGTTACACCTGAAACACAGCAGAACCATGTTGCTGATATGAAAGGAGAGGAATTGCAGACTTCACAAGCAAAGGAAACTTCTCTAACTTCACCAAAGGGGAGCGGAAAACGCAGGGCCAGACCATCTTTCTTCAGCACTTGCATATGCTGCACAGCAGCCACTCATTATTGA